tatttttagcattattgtgaaaatttatatttaaaaagctgcatacatcattttttttttcaattttaagaaagtaaaaattaaaaaattccagtgaagggtttggtctttttaaaaaagaattatttatgtattcgattttttaatattattgtcaacatttatatttaaaaagttgtatacatttttttttcaattttaaacaaataaaattaaaaaactaatattaattaCCCAAAGAGCttgtcaaatgtgttttctaccaaatagcatttctctcaaaattacttctcaaagcatagtttaccaaacgaattttgcatttgcctaaagtcctttaggctaaactgctttgcattttctcaatagattttcaaaatgctgaatCAAACGCACCCGGAGCTTCGTGATTAAATTGGCTCAACCACAAAACTCCATTCTACCCGactttttcatcatcatcatcatcatcatcatcatcatcctcactAGTTTTCAAACCCGTGGTACTTTTCCATACAACAAATATAAACATAAGGAATCACATTTGGAATCTCCACAATCAATACATTATATTAACTATGGATGTATCTGTCTTTAGCTCACTTCACTTCACTTCAACTTAATAGGATTGGATTCTTATTTTGGTGGAGAAAAGATGGAATATACGCCTATTTACCTTGCTAAGTCGCCCAATTAGATAGATCAATATCCATTATTGTCTCCCATTATGCTGTAGTACTTAACAGAAAGTAGTAAAGTACTACCTATGGAGGAGTAATGAAAGAGTTTAACCGATAAGTTTGTAGAtcgaaaaagccaaaaagttgTGAGGCTCACAAAACTGGTTGAAGAATGAATTGAACTTCGATCCTTTTCATTAGCTCCACGAACATGTAAAATACATATGTGCACATATGATCAATTAACACTAAAGTCACGGAAAAATGCAGTTGCCGTGcaataatatgagatgaaacACAAGATCAAAACATTTCCATGACCAAAAACTCAAATTCACTTTTAAGAAAAGATATCAAGAAGCACTCCATAGCGACCAAAGTGAGCATGATTTGAGGCcaagaaaactaaaaaggaaaaaagaaaagcttttgCAAAAACCTACCACCGATAGCGAATGAGGAGGGCGCAAATTATTAAAGCAAGCTATTCTTTTGGGGATTGCAAATGCATGAGATTTGTGGAAGGAGTAAGAGGcctagaaagaagaaaatggcatgtaagagagaaagggaaaatgccaaaaaagtccaaaccttttgtttttgtgccgatttagtcataaacatttttttttgtgccaatttagtcctaaacatttttacattgtgtcaattcagtcgtttccaaccaattttgactGGATTTTGCTGACCGGACATCGCCGATCGTCATGGCCTGATTGACCGCGTGGACaactttttaataaaattttaatatttttgaaattttaatattttttttaatatttttcttttttttttttttttttcttccctcttcttcctccaaccggTCATTGGACCTTGGCGACCGGCAGAGGCGATGGCCAAcaaggtcgaggtcgacctcaccggccacctcgccggtggccgtgagggcggcctcgcacCGGGCGGTGAGGGCAAGCCCCGCTAGCTCGGCACGAGGCCATCTCTCCCCACTTTGTTCCCCGATCCCAATCTCGCtctagaaatttcctccctccaCTCATCGTCGTCATCTCTAGGGTTTTACGGGAGCTCAAGGGTGTCCTCGGTCACGTGGCTCCGGCCCAGGATTTTCGCCTGGTTTCCCCCACGGCGGCGATCCGTTGGGCGAGActtgaccctcgccagatccgacgagggcgagcctcgccgcctagCACGAGGCCGCTCTcgtggccactggcgaggtggccgacaaggtcaaggtcgacctcaccggTTGTCGCCTTTGGTCGGTCGCCAAGGttcggcgaccggctggaggaagaagagggaagaaaaaaataaaaaataaagaaaaagaaatcaaaaaaattaaaatattattaaaagttgtccacgttagcGTCAATCAGGCCATATCAGCTGGCCGACATCCAATCAGCAAAAttaggccaaaattggctggaaataaCTTAATTGGTGGAGGTTCcctgggtaccaaaaaaaaaaaaaaaaaaaattaattggcacaacgtaaaaatatttaggactaaatcggtacaaaaaaaaaaggtttatgactaaattgacataaagacaagatttatgacttttttggtacttttcccaagagagaaaataaagagacAATTTGCAGGTAGTAGAGAATTGAGACGTCCAAGGtgtgaaaggaaagaaagagaaaggaaagtgGGATacgcaaggaaaaagaaaaaaaaaaaaaaattagaggattttttttatcggtcctaGTATTAATTACGTTAgacaattaatttttattatctaattaataCCGGAGGGTCTGTTCTAGTATGGAGCTTCGTGATTAAATTGGCTCAACCACAAAACTCCATTCTACCCGACTTTtttatcatcgtcatcatcactaGCTTTCAGACCCGTGGTACTTTTCCATACAACAAATATAAACATAAGGAATCACATTTGGAATCTCCACAATCAATACATTATATTTACTATGGATGTATCTGTCTTTAGCTCACTTCACTTCACTTCAACTTAATAGAATTGGATTCTCATTTTGGTGGAGAAAAGATGGAAAACATACGCATATTTACCTTGCTGAGTCGCCCAATTAGATAGATCAATATCCATTATTGTCTCCCATTATGCTGTAGTACCTAACAGAAAGTAGTAAAGTACTACCTATGGAGGAGTAATGAAAGAGTTTAACTGATATATTTGTAGATCGAAAAAGCCAAAGCCAAAGCCAAAGATTGTGAGGTTCACAAAACTGGTTGAAGAATGAATTGAACTTCGATCCTTTTCATTAGCTCCACAAACATGTAAAATACATATGCGCACATATGATCAATTCACATTGAAGTCACAGAAAATGCAGTTGCCGTGCAATAATACGAGATGAAATACGTTTACTAACACTTAACTGCATCAAGAGACTCACTTATATTCAGGTTTCAGCTACCAttttgactttcttttcttcttgaccGAACAGAAGTACGAAACTGTCGACTCTAATGATCTCAACGGTGACATTTAATGCTGGCATGGCTGCGTTACCTTATGAACAGAAGTAAGAAGTGCTAACACATTCTTTTCTTCTATCAGAGCGTATGCATATAAGAACCTTGATATAATATAAGCTGTGTGAAAATGTAATGAAGCATTGTCAATTATGTATTTGTTTTACACTACTGAAAAGGATAAACCCAAGGCTTCCCCATGTTAAATTTTAGAATAATAATGCATTCCTAGACTCACATGTGAAAAATGACTAATCGGTTTGGTTGACACCCTTTAATGGATGGTGAAATCTCAAAGTGAATGTATAGCGAGCCAAAGAAAATGTATGAGCCGGAATGTATATTATAATCTTAACTGAATTGCagaataaaaggagaaaaaaagaatgctGGAGAAACTCTATATGGTGAACTGATGCCTGAGACTTCATGAGTAGGAGGATTAGATGTTCTTCAAGTAACTGAAGTATATTCGCACGAGAAAACAAAAGGACATCTCTCAAGTACAAGAGCTTATGCATCTCCACAAAACATCAGCAATAATAATTGTTTTTAATTCTAATTATGGATCATCGTAAGTGCAGACCACCTACCAGGCTTTGCGCAAACGGTCCAAGTCCCATTCCCGTAGTAACTTTTCTATCTCGATAGCTCGAATTGCTCTCTGTAAAAACCTATTTCTGGGCTTCAAAAGTTGTGCGTGTGTGTGCGcatgcgtgagagagagagagagagagagagagaaccaatttatttatctattttggtattcatattagttttttttttcttttaaataattttggattCGAGTTTAACATTAGATCCAATTGACTATGAAACCGCAATCAACAATATTCTGAACAGTACATACAAGAAAGTGAAAGAAGAGATAGAACTTCAACTGCTACTTTTTGGATTTGGCCCCAAAAGATGTTTCATCATTATGCATAAGGTATATACAGGGCACAAGTGCAAAATACATGTAAGCTCTCTCATTTTTGGGGCATGAACTCAAAGAAAGCTTCAGCACCTACATTATAACATTCATATGCTTGTGCTAACCAACCAATATGCTAAATGGTGCCCGTGTTCGATGCTGCTAGAGATATTGTTTTATCAGGCATAACGAACTGATCAACCTAATACAATGGTCCtatccattaaaaaaaatgtacgCAGAAATAAGAAGAGCCGCAGAAACTGCACAATAGAGGCATCTATATAGTGATAAACAAACATTTGTGTACAAAGAAGTATATAATGATCTACAACCATGCCCTCAAATCTTGGTACAGTTTTAATCATTACATCCTTCTtcattctatatatattttgtggaTCACTCCACCACTAGTTATTGCTTAAAATTCAAGCTATACAACATAATAGTCAAATGGTTATTTCGCCAACCTGAAATGCGTCAGAGCTGAAGTACCATCTAGTCCTTTTGAGTCATAGTATGTGACGAACTCGCGAAGAGAGATTTCCCGATACAAAGCTGGCCCGTCTTCTGATAATATTTCCTTTATTGGGCCATACGTTCTCGTCGTTGGATATAGATGAAGGGTGAAAAAGCAAGCCACAGATAATCTAGGGCCAACATGGCTTGCCAACACCCGGTGCCAGACACTTTTGAATATATCATTTGATATAAGCtgcaaaaaagtaaaagagtaCAGTGAATATCCTCACTTGTTAGGTGCTAGCATTATAAGTAAAACTGGGCCACAATAGACAATGATATTGCTGATTCCTGAGACCTCCAGAATCTAGCTAAGGTTTACAAATTTAGGCCATGCAAACCTACCACTGACACTGTTTGTCTAATTACATTCCTTTAACCAGTAGTTCTGAAGGTACTCTAGACTATGCTATACCGCACGTGAAAGATATGACTACTATCATACTGTGGGTCCAAGGGAGATTGTTTTGACTGATCAACGATAAGTAGTGGAAGTTTGCCACAAAACTCAGTGATAAGGAAGATTCTATAAGTGATGAGATAAGGAAGGTTTATAAAAAGTGTCAGCACATCTAGCAATTTGATTCAACTAAGCAGATTGACAAAGTTAAGGTGTTACGCACAAAATTGGTTGCCAAGAATTCAGAACTACTGAGAAGTGAGAACAACAATTATGAGTTTGAGCTCTGAAATCAACTTATCTGTCAAATTTTGTAGAAAAATTTAAACCTACTAGGAATAGGATCAAAAGCTTGCCTGAAGGAGATCACCAATGTTGACAACTAAAGCTCCAGCCACAGGCGGAACATCAACCCATTGATCTCGATAATAAATTTGAAGTCCCCCAATATGGTCTTGGAGAAGGATAGTAAGAAAGTCAGGGTCAGAATGCTTGGTGGTGCCCATGGTCAGATCAGGCTCCGGGCAAGCTGGATAGTAGTGACAGAGAAGAGCATGCCCTTTTGCGCAGTCCATTTTCACAAGATGGTCGGGTTTCAGACCAAGCGCCTCTGATAGCAATTCAAATAGGGTGTTCCCTAATGCCTTAACTTGCTTGGAATACTCCATCATCATGTCTCTGCAAAATATGCCAAATTAGACAGAGCAGAGAGTTGGCTTGCTCTATTATTCCAATTTACAAACTTGTTTTGATTAGTAAAACCATAGAACCACATCAAGTTTATAAAGGTTTCACAACCTAAGAGGTCCCCAACAAACCATTTTCTCAGGCAAATTGATTTTGTGGTCAATCCATGATTAAATTACGGAGTAGCTGCCAGATACCAAACAGTTCAACAACCCTGTCAAGCCCTTGTACtccattttaatttcttttaagcAAACTACACAGAATTCTCTCTATTGCACACCTCACGTGCAGCTTATAGTAGAAGATTAGTCAGAGATTTATATGACGGTTCTGCTCAAACCGCGGGTGCTAGGAATAGATGAGTACATAAAACTCAGAACCAACAAAAGGCATTGCCCTTTTTCGAATGTCTCACATAACCGATCGAATTTTTCCGCAAAATcaccatctttctttctttcctcctcaAGATTGCCAGAGCATGATCCAGACCAGAGAATTCTACAGAGCTGATAGGCTAAACCCTGGCAGAGAAACCAGTGTAGACAATCTATACTGCAATTTAAATGCCATCCGTAAGAGCAGCCGAGGAAGAACTTAGAACCTCATTTTTTAAGTTGGCTAGTGGGAATTCAGCACCGCAGACGATGACAGTCTATAGGATAACTACAGCATCTGAAACATTTCTAAGCCAGATGAAGAACCGTCAGCAAAATGAAGCGAAGCTGAAGTAAGATCGCGATAGCAGAACAATCCGTCGTCCTTGATCACACAATAGAACTGAGAATCTTGAGAAACTAGTACCTACAGACCGGAGGCAACTCCAGAGGATCGAGCGGCTCGGGCCCCATGACGCAGAACATAGTGTCCCTCCAATTCGCGTGCTTCGACTCGTACAGATCGAAGTTGCTCGTGAACTTCACCCTCCTCCCCGCCTCCCGGCTGTAGTACCCGGCCTTCACCTCCGCCGGCAGCTCGTGGAACGCGCGCCCCGCCGCCAGCACCCCGGCCAGCACGCCCTCCGGTATCCCGTGGTTCACCACCTGGAAGAACCCGACCTCCCGCGCCGCCTCCAGGACccgcgccaccgccgccggccgGCCCCCCGCCGCGAGGCTCCCGAGGTCGATCACGGGGATCTCGAGCGCGGCGGGCGCGGCCGGCCCGGGGCCGGGGCCGGGGCGGTCGGCGGCGATGTCCTCCGGCGGGCGGAGGAAGAAGCGGGGGAGCCTGGCGACGCCGGAGTCGGCGAGGCCCTTGACGCCCGCCTTGGAATCGTCGAAGCGCTTCAGCTCCCGGTGGCGGTCGTAGGTCGCCGGATCGGCGTCGTGTGCATCGTCAGCGCCCACCATTTTcggatgtgagagagagagagagagacgcttTATCGCTTACTGCTGCTGTTCCCTGTGTTGCAGATTGCACATGCAATCCGAACACGTGTGTGTACTACTTTTGGCAAATTTGTcgtttataaactttttttttttagagtaatGTCGTTTATGAACTTAGGAAATATCGGtccgactaaaaaaaaaagactaaggAAATATTGAGCCAAATGATTTTTTGACTTTCATGCAATGTATAATGCAAtcactaaatttttaatttttttcaatatgatttttgaattttaatccaATATGTAATATTATCGATTAACTACTTAAAATTAATGGGATAATAACATTTgatattttaatgtaaattagagattaatttgaATATTTATCCAAAATTGAGGGACCACAtcgatataattaaaaatttcaaaaaaacatTGTTCATTCATGTAAAGTTCAAGGactgcattaaataaattaaaagtttagagatcatattACATATTTAGCCAATATTTAAGaattatttgtgttattatctCAAATAAGTTCGACCACTTGATTTATAACGACATTTACTAACATTTGCATATATGCCcgatataatttaaaaattaatagacACATTATACATCTCAATAATATCTaagagaaaaagcaaataaaatctcTTGATTGTTGAGGTTAGTTTATTGACTTATACATCAAATTACATTCATATTTATAAATTAGCAATTGATGTTGATTTAGATGAAATGATCAAGTACTTTTTCGATCAATGTGAGGTAGGGTACCTAACTAATGTTAAGAGAAGTGAGGACGATTGGAgctttgtgatgatgatgatatggcCCAACCATAGAACTCCATTCTACTGAACATTTgatattttaatgtaaataaGAGATTAATTTGAATATTTATCCAAAATTGAGGGACCACAtcgatataattaaaaatttcaaaacgaCATTGTTCATTCATGTAAAGTTCAAGGactgcattaaataaattaaaagtttagagatcatattACATATTTAGCCAATATTTAAGaattatttgtgttattatctCAAATAAGTTCGACCACTTGATTAATAGCGACATTTACTAACATTTGCATATATGctcaatataatttaaaaattaatagacACATTATACATCTCAATAATATCTaagagaaaagcaaataaaatcgCTTGATTGTTGAGGTTAGTTTATTGACTTATACATCAAATTACATTCATATTTATAAATTAGCAATTGATGTTGATTTAGATGAAATGATCAAGTACTTTTTCGATCAATGTGAGGTAGGGTACCTA
This region of Eucalyptus grandis isolate ANBG69807.140 chromosome 8, ASM1654582v1, whole genome shotgun sequence genomic DNA includes:
- the LOC104414529 gene encoding 1-aminocyclopropane-1-carboxylate oxidase homolog 1; this encodes MVGADDAHDADPATYDRHRELKRFDDSKAGVKGLADSGVARLPRFFLRPPEDIAADRPGPGPGPAAPAALEIPVIDLGSLAAGGRPAAVARVLEAAREVGFFQVVNHGIPEGVLAGVLAAGRAFHELPAEVKAGYYSREAGRRVKFTSNFDLYESKHANWRDTMFCVMGPEPLDPLELPPVCRDMMMEYSKQVKALGNTLFELLSEALGLKPDHLVKMDCAKGHALLCHYYPACPEPDLTMGTTKHSDPDFLTILLQDHIGGLQIYYRDQWVDVPPVAGALVVNIGDLLQLISNDIFKSVWHRVLASHVGPRLSVACFFTLHLYPTTRTYGPIKEILSEDGPALYREISLREFVTYYDSKGLDGTSALTHFRLAK